Within Sandaracinaceae bacterium, the genomic segment TTCCAACCGTACACCGAAAGAGCGTGGGCGGACTTCGGCGTGGTCTTCTCTCACCGCGAGTCGCGTCGCGGTGCCGGCGCCGTCTCCCTACTCGAGGACGCGCGCCAGCGCGACGAAGGGCGCCAGCGCGGCGCGCGTGGCGGCGCGCAGGTCGTCGTCCTGCCGGATCACCGAGGCGAGGTGCGGGCCGACCGTCTCGTAGACCGAGACGAGGCCGCGCCCGACCGCGTTGCTGCGGAGGTGGCGGTCGCGGAAGCGACGCAGCGCCCCGATCTCGCTCGCCATCGGAGTGCCCCACGCGGCGGTCGCGACGAAGCAAGGCGAGACGGTGGTGAACTCGATGGCCGGGGTCGTGTACTCGGCCACCGCGATGGGGCTGCCGAGGCCGCACCGGTCCAGGGCCCGGACGGCGACGTAGTAGGCGGTCTCGGGGGCGAGCCCGCCGAAGTCGACCGCGACCACGTCGCCCGGGGGGATGTCCGGGTCGATGGTGAGCGCCATGTGCTCGAGGCTGGCCGCCTCGGCCGGCACGGCGCGCATGAAGCTCTCCAGATCGGTCACCGGCGTACGGGAGATGCGGACCTCGTAGCGGGTGACGCCGAGGTCGTCGTCGGGCGCGATGAACGAGAGGTGTGCGTAGCGGTGCGCGTCGCGGCGCTCCTCGTACTCCGTCACCGAGACGTCCAGGAGCTCGCCCGGCGGGGTGTTCTCCATGCACACCTCGGGGCCGATGACCGTGACCTCCACCCGCGCGCCGGTCACGTCGTCCAGGCGCAGCCGGTCCGCGCCGCTGCCGGGGGCGCTCGACGGGTCGTTCGTGATGCTGCCGTCCATCTCGTGGACGGTGCCCTCCTGGCCGTCGACCGTGCCGTAGCCCCAGGGGTCGCGCGCGGTCTCGTTGGCCGCGCCGCCGCCCACCGTGAACGGGACGCGGAAGACGACCGAGGGCTGTCCTCGATAGGGGTAGCCGTAGTTGATCGCCCACGTGTCCCACTGGCCGTCCGGCCCGACCGGCGTGGGGAAGCGCTCCGGGCCCCAGGCCGCGTTGTAGTCGCCTTCGGTGTTCACCTCGATCCACGCGACGTACTCGCCGTCCGGCCACTCGTCGGGGAGGTTGAACGTGATGGTCTGAGGGCGCCCGGCGGGCGGCGTCGCCATGGTCACCGCGTCGATCTCCGGCATGATCCGCCGCGCGTCGGTCCCGTACCGGGCGACGTCCCTGTGGTCGAAGCAGGCGGCGTCGCTGCAGCGCTCGACGTCCCGGCGCGGGGGATAGAGCGAGCCGACCTCGAGCGGGCGCATGGTCGCGTTGCCGGGCTCGAGCTGGAAGGGCTCCGCGTAGCCGTTCGCGACGTCGTCTGGCGTCAGATAGCGACCCTTGTCGCTGTTGAAGATGCTGGGGCAGCTGACGGCGTCGAGCGCGTCCCGTGAGCTCGCCGACTGCTGGAAGGACAGGCAGAAGTACTCGTCCCGGGAGAAGTCGCTGGAGGAGCGTGAGGCCCAGCCCTCGCTCGTCCGATCCTGGAAGATCACGCGCGGAAAGAGCTCCGCGTCCGGCGCGGCTGCGCGATGGTGGGCCCAGACGGGGAGGGCGCCCTCGCGGCGGCCGTAGGGCCACTGGAAGCCGCTGTTCATCTGCGAGGCGCCCGGCCGGTTGCCGATGCCGCGGAGGGCCACCGACTGGGTCAGCGCCAGCGTGCGCAGGTACGTGCCGTCGGCGCGCTCGACCCAGATCGCGATCTGCGCCCGCGAGGTGGGCTCGAAGCTGATCTCCACGACGCGCGGGATCTCGTCCCCCTGGGCCGTGGCCGTCGCCGCGAGGGCGAGCACGAGCGCGACCGCGCCGATTCCCCTGAT encodes:
- a CDS encoding CFI-box-CTERM domain-containing protein encodes the protein MRAIRGIGAVALVLALAATATAQGDEIPRVVEISFEPTSRAQIAIWVERADGTYLRTLALTQSVALRGIGNRPGASQMNSGFQWPYGRREGALPVWAHHRAAAPDAELFPRVIFQDRTSEGWASRSSSDFSRDEYFCLSFQQSASSRDALDAVSCPSIFNSDKGRYLTPDDVANGYAEPFQLEPGNATMRPLEVGSLYPPRRDVERCSDAACFDHRDVARYGTDARRIMPEIDAVTMATPPAGRPQTITFNLPDEWPDGEYVAWIEVNTEGDYNAAWGPERFPTPVGPDGQWDTWAINYGYPYRGQPSVVFRVPFTVGGGAANETARDPWGYGTVDGQEGTVHEMDGSITNDPSSAPGSGADRLRLDDVTGARVEVTVIGPEVCMENTPPGELLDVSVTEYEERRDAHRYAHLSFIAPDDDLGVTRYEVRISRTPVTDLESFMRAVPAEAASLEHMALTIDPDIPPGDVVAVDFGGLAPETAYYVAVRALDRCGLGSPIAVAEYTTPAIEFTTVSPCFVATAAWGTPMASEIGALRRFRDRHLRSNAVGRGLVSVYETVGPHLASVIRQDDDLRAATRAALAPFVALARVLE